One genomic region from Dehalobacter restrictus DSM 9455 encodes:
- a CDS encoding M48 family metallopeptidase, giving the protein MEYLRIGKRQIEYELRKSSKAKRLIVTIKHQKLKVSVPAEITFTQARRYLENNKDLILKHIEKQNSAAGETAAKEYVSGEKLLYRGRHYPLLIEEKAGPGSSSASFIGSRIVVTIPPGLSKEKKSQSTKKILEEWYIRQAQKLLPEQVEYYARQLDITYQKLRIKDQKTKWGSCSSKGYINLNWRIIMAPNQVAAYVIIHELAHLKYMNHSKEFWAFVEQILPDYKKWKSWLKEHCNELMDG; this is encoded by the coding sequence TGGAATACCTTCGTATAGGCAAAAGGCAAATTGAATATGAGCTTCGAAAAAGCAGCAAAGCAAAAAGATTGATTGTTACCATCAAACATCAGAAGTTAAAGGTTTCTGTTCCTGCCGAAATTACTTTTACCCAGGCCAGACGATATCTGGAAAACAATAAAGACCTGATATTAAAGCACATCGAAAAACAAAATTCAGCAGCAGGTGAAACTGCTGCGAAGGAATATGTTTCAGGTGAAAAACTACTGTACAGGGGCAGGCATTATCCTCTGCTGATCGAGGAAAAGGCCGGACCCGGAAGCTCCTCAGCATCGTTTATTGGAAGCAGGATCGTTGTAACCATTCCACCGGGGTTATCAAAAGAGAAGAAAAGTCAATCAACCAAAAAGATACTGGAAGAATGGTATATCCGGCAGGCCCAAAAGCTTCTTCCTGAACAGGTCGAATATTATGCCAGACAGCTGGATATTACCTACCAAAAACTTAGAATTAAGGATCAAAAAACAAAATGGGGAAGCTGTTCAAGCAAAGGATACATCAACTTAAATTGGCGCATTATCATGGCACCGAACCAGGTTGCGGCTTATGTGATTATTCATGAATTGGCCCATCTTAAGTACATGAACCATTCCAAGGAATTTTGGGCATTCGTGGAACAAATTCTGCCGGACTATAAGAAGTGGAAAAGCTGGCTGAAAGAACATTGTAATGAATTGATGGACGGATGA
- a CDS encoding TIGR03915 family putative DNA repair protein yields the protein MDYLYDGSFDGLLTSIYYSYYEQRAQGIYPEASYQFNMFTPSTVIQSDPVLAARVYDAIDRKISVYSLMQIYYVYLSNNTAKENLILKYLQLGFQLGPKIDSIHSHPEVLPIRQTAKKVSFEAERFLGLLRFTDTRSYLYSALEPDHNILILLADHFADRLAGERFIIHDKKRSLAIICNKKDWYLSDFSEEAAIPDSETEQLYQELWAKYFTRISIENRKNKKLQSHFIPQRYRHNLVEFRKSELL from the coding sequence ATGGATTATTTATATGACGGAAGCTTTGACGGTCTGCTGACTTCAATATATTACAGCTATTATGAACAAAGAGCCCAGGGAATCTATCCTGAGGCTTCGTATCAGTTCAATATGTTCACGCCATCTACCGTTATCCAAAGTGATCCTGTGCTTGCTGCCAGGGTTTATGATGCGATAGACAGAAAAATTTCTGTCTACTCCTTAATGCAGATCTATTATGTATACCTCTCGAACAATACCGCTAAAGAAAACCTTATCTTAAAATACCTTCAGCTGGGCTTTCAGTTAGGTCCGAAAATTGACAGCATTCATTCTCATCCCGAGGTATTGCCGATCCGGCAAACAGCCAAGAAAGTATCTTTTGAAGCAGAGCGCTTTTTGGGGCTACTTCGCTTTACGGATACCCGCAGTTATCTTTATTCGGCCCTGGAGCCGGATCATAATATATTAATTCTTCTGGCCGACCATTTTGCCGACAGGCTAGCAGGCGAACGTTTCATTATTCATGACAAAAAAAGAAGCCTTGCGATCATCTGCAATAAAAAAGACTGGTACCTTTCCGATTTTTCCGAGGAAGCAGCCATTCCTGATTCAGAGACAGAACAATTATACCAGGAGCTCTGGGCTAAATATTTTACCCGTATCAGCATTGAAAACCGCAAAAATAAAAAGCTCCAATCCCATTTTATCCCCCAGCGCTATCGTCATAACCTGGTGGAATTTCGAAAATCGGAGCTGCTTTAA
- a CDS encoding putative DNA modification/repair radical SAM protein, which produces MSTLERLAVLADGAKYDVSCASSGVNKQNKGGIGNSKSFGICHTWSADGRCVSLLKLLLTNYCIYNCHYCINRNQNDIPRASFTPREVADLTIQFYRRNYIEGLFLSSGIERSPNHTMERIYQVLDILRHEYHFYGYIHVKVIPGADPALVNKTGLLADRMSINIEQPTEQSLKLLAPQKTLPVLFAPMNQINNQMTQNASERKIFRHVQKFVPAGQSTQMIVGASKDSDLSIIKATETLYNRFQLKRVYYSAYVPVNEGPNLPALSTSPPLLREHRLYQADWLLRFYSFKADEIVNEQSPFLDTDFDPKISWALRNMQLFPLEINQASYEELLRIPGVGVTSAQRIILQRRLGNISYNHLKKMGVVLKRAKYFITCQGCYYGGIPAESALVRQALAPVAKPVQLCLF; this is translated from the coding sequence ATGAGTACCCTGGAAAGACTTGCAGTCCTCGCCGATGGAGCCAAGTATGATGTTTCCTGTGCTTCAAGCGGGGTAAATAAACAAAATAAAGGCGGTATCGGCAATTCCAAATCATTTGGCATCTGCCATACCTGGTCTGCCGACGGCCGCTGTGTTTCACTCTTAAAACTTCTTCTGACCAACTACTGTATTTATAACTGTCATTATTGCATTAACCGTAATCAAAATGATATCCCGCGAGCCAGTTTCACGCCAAGGGAAGTTGCCGACCTGACGATTCAATTCTACAGGCGAAATTATATTGAAGGTCTTTTTTTGAGCTCGGGGATTGAGCGCAGTCCAAATCATACCATGGAAAGGATTTATCAGGTTCTTGACATTCTGAGGCATGAATATCACTTTTACGGATATATACACGTCAAAGTGATTCCCGGCGCCGATCCGGCGCTGGTCAACAAGACCGGATTACTCGCCGACAGGATGAGCATTAATATTGAACAGCCTACAGAGCAGAGCCTCAAACTCCTGGCGCCGCAAAAGACACTGCCCGTCCTATTTGCGCCGATGAATCAAATTAATAATCAAATGACGCAAAACGCTTCCGAAAGAAAGATCTTCCGACACGTCCAAAAATTTGTTCCGGCAGGACAGTCGACCCAGATGATTGTCGGGGCAAGCAAAGACAGTGACCTTTCCATTATTAAAGCCACAGAAACCCTTTACAACCGTTTTCAGTTGAAAAGAGTCTATTACTCGGCCTATGTTCCCGTTAATGAGGGCCCAAATCTTCCTGCTCTTTCCACTTCTCCGCCTTTGCTTAGAGAACACCGGCTCTATCAGGCGGACTGGCTGCTGAGATTTTACAGCTTTAAAGCGGATGAAATCGTCAATGAACAAAGTCCGTTTTTGGATACCGATTTTGATCCCAAAATTTCCTGGGCGCTTCGAAACATGCAGTTATTTCCTCTAGAAATCAACCAAGCCTCTTATGAAGAGCTGCTTCGAATTCCTGGCGTAGGCGTGACTTCCGCCCAGAGAATCATCCTGCAGCGCAGGCTGGGTAATATTTCTTATAATCATCTTAAAAAAATGGGTGTGGTTCTTAAGCGCGCTAAATATTTTATTACGTGTCAGGGCTGTTATTACGGAGGCATCCCTGCAGAAAGTGCCTTGGTGCGCCAGGCCCTGGCACCTGTAGCCAAACCCGTTCAGCTATGTTTGTTCTGA
- the thiD gene encoding bifunctional hydroxymethylpyrimidine kinase/phosphomethylpyrimidine kinase gives MKKVLTIAGSDTCGGAGIQADLKTFAAHGVYGMSVITAVTAQNTQGVIAVQDIKPEIIGKQIDAIFEDIEVDALKIGMVSVSETIETIRDRLIEHNVKRIVLDPVMISKSGYPLLKEDARKALITNLLPLATIVTPNIPEAETITGRPILNLRDVKEAAKIILSLGPACVLLKGGHLEGTATDILFDGKVFSEFKAPRLNTKNTHGTGCTLSASIAANLAKDMEMTRAVEASKKYITMAIEHSLEIGKGVGPTHHFYEIYKKAGMMDE, from the coding sequence ATGAAAAAAGTATTAACAATTGCAGGCAGTGACACTTGTGGTGGAGCAGGAATTCAGGCTGATTTGAAGACTTTTGCTGCACATGGGGTTTATGGAATGAGTGTGATAACTGCTGTGACAGCACAGAATACCCAAGGGGTTATTGCTGTGCAGGATATTAAGCCGGAGATTATCGGGAAACAAATCGATGCAATTTTTGAAGACATTGAAGTAGATGCATTGAAAATCGGGATGGTATCGGTAAGCGAGACTATAGAAACGATTCGGGATAGATTAATTGAGCATAACGTCAAAAGGATTGTACTTGATCCGGTGATGATTTCGAAAAGCGGATATCCTTTACTGAAGGAAGATGCCAGAAAGGCTTTGATTACAAACCTACTGCCGCTTGCGACCATCGTTACTCCGAATATTCCTGAGGCTGAGACAATTACAGGAAGGCCGATCCTAAATCTTCGGGATGTGAAGGAAGCAGCAAAAATAATTTTATCCTTGGGACCCGCCTGTGTCTTGCTAAAAGGTGGACACTTGGAGGGAACGGCGACGGATATTCTGTTTGATGGAAAAGTATTTTCTGAATTTAAAGCGCCAAGGCTGAATACGAAAAATACCCATGGCACCGGTTGTACCCTTTCGGCTTCTATTGCTGCAAACCTGGCCAAGGACATGGAAATGACCAGGGCCGTAGAAGCAAGTAAAAAATATATTACGATGGCGATAGAGCATTCGTTGGAAATAGGTAAAGGGGTAGGCCCAACGCACCATTTTTACGAAATTTATAAGAAAGCGGGAATGATGGATGAGTGA
- the cytX gene encoding putative hydroxymethylpyrimidine transporter CytX, with product MSDSKIPDNKTQGVPSFSHFILWFGAAVSIAEIYTGALIAPLGFSKGVQAILLGHLLGVVILGLTGIIGAEKRISAIESTRISFGKYGSYGFSVLNILQLLGWTAVMIIVGARSVNEISKILWGFNNQLLWSIFIGLLICLWIGVGIKKLNKVNALAVGLLFILTIVLSTIVFKNPGLAVQIPDGELSFGAAVELSVIMPLSWLPLISDYTRYSKSRKGAFWGSAGGYFVGSSWMYVIGLGAAIVAGNSDISAILLSANLGIAAMGIVVLSTVTTTFLDAYSAGVSYLNIWPKANDKIAGLVMTFIGTVLAVIVPMEQYENFLYAIGSVFAPLFAILLTEYYIFRKKEIKEDQAINWLNMLIWVIGVVLYQQFAASGFFLGSTLPVMVITAIFCILGKGVVGKWISSKNV from the coding sequence ATGAGTGATTCTAAAATACCTGATAATAAAACACAAGGGGTTCCTTCTTTCAGCCATTTTATCCTCTGGTTTGGGGCAGCAGTTTCTATTGCTGAAATCTATACCGGGGCATTAATTGCTCCCCTTGGTTTCAGCAAAGGTGTTCAGGCTATTCTGCTGGGGCATTTGCTTGGCGTTGTTATTCTAGGTCTCACCGGAATAATCGGTGCAGAAAAAAGAATTTCGGCCATAGAATCTACCCGAATTTCTTTTGGAAAATACGGGTCTTATGGTTTTTCAGTTCTAAATATTTTGCAGCTTCTTGGCTGGACGGCTGTGATGATTATTGTGGGCGCTCGTTCAGTCAATGAAATCAGCAAGATTCTCTGGGGCTTTAATAACCAGCTATTATGGAGCATTTTTATCGGTTTACTAATTTGTCTCTGGATTGGGGTCGGGATAAAAAAGCTTAACAAAGTGAATGCTCTGGCCGTAGGACTGCTATTCATTCTGACAATTGTCTTAAGCACGATTGTCTTCAAAAATCCTGGTTTAGCTGTCCAGATTCCAGATGGAGAGCTTTCCTTTGGTGCAGCAGTAGAACTTAGCGTAATTATGCCGCTATCCTGGTTACCACTGATTTCAGATTATACCCGTTATTCAAAGAGCCGCAAGGGAGCTTTTTGGGGGAGTGCCGGCGGCTATTTTGTCGGGAGCAGCTGGATGTATGTCATCGGACTGGGAGCGGCTATTGTTGCCGGGAATTCTGATATTTCGGCAATTCTCCTATCTGCCAATCTTGGAATTGCAGCAATGGGAATTGTGGTTTTATCTACGGTGACGACGACCTTTCTTGATGCTTATTCAGCGGGAGTCAGTTATCTGAATATCTGGCCGAAAGCAAATGATAAAATAGCTGGTCTGGTCATGACATTTATCGGAACTGTACTTGCCGTCATTGTGCCCATGGAACAGTATGAGAACTTTCTTTATGCCATAGGTTCCGTTTTTGCTCCGCTTTTCGCAATTCTTTTAACGGAGTATTATATCTTCAGAAAAAAGGAGATCAAGGAAGATCAGGCTATCAATTGGCTAAACATGCTGATCTGGGTTATAGGCGTTGTACTTTATCAGCAGTTTGCGGCGAGCGGTTTTTTCTTAGGAAGTACCCTGCCTGTAATGGTGATAACAGCAATATTTTGTATTTTAGGTAAAGGGGTTGTCGGAAAATGGATATCATCAAAGAATGTGTAG
- the thiM gene encoding hydroxyethylthiazole kinase, which translates to MDIIKECVEALKELKERRPLVHNITNYVTVNDCANIILALGGSPVMADDISEVEDMVAIASSLVINMGTLSERTVGSMIKAGKRANQLHIPVIFDPVGVGATPYRNKVAQTLLNEIHFAVIRGNMSEIKCLNGLNVQTKGVDSVTDETGGVEVAKDLAARMNCVAAVTGKTDIITNGKAVCSIANGHPILAHVTGTGCMATALVGTYCGVVADSFIAAAAGVMTMGLAGELAQRTLQDKEGIGTFRVRLFDSVYNLGEDTIRKEGRIKLLA; encoded by the coding sequence ATGGATATCATCAAAGAATGTGTAGAAGCTCTGAAAGAATTAAAAGAGCGAAGACCGCTGGTTCACAACATCACCAATTATGTTACGGTCAATGATTGCGCGAATATCATTCTCGCGCTCGGGGGCTCACCGGTGATGGCTGACGATATCAGTGAAGTTGAAGATATGGTGGCGATCGCTTCAAGCCTTGTGATTAATATGGGCACTTTGAGTGAAAGAACGGTTGGTTCCATGATCAAGGCAGGAAAGAGAGCCAACCAATTACACATACCTGTTATTTTTGATCCTGTAGGTGTAGGCGCTACGCCCTATCGCAATAAGGTTGCCCAAACACTGCTAAATGAAATTCATTTTGCCGTAATCAGAGGAAATATGTCCGAAATCAAGTGTTTAAACGGCTTGAACGTTCAAACCAAGGGAGTCGATTCCGTAACGGACGAAACGGGCGGGGTAGAAGTTGCCAAAGACTTAGCGGCTAGAATGAACTGTGTAGCAGCTGTTACCGGTAAAACGGATATTATTACAAATGGAAAAGCAGTATGCAGTATCGCAAATGGTCATCCGATCCTGGCGCATGTTACAGGTACCGGCTGTATGGCGACAGCGCTGGTCGGAACCTACTGCGGCGTGGTTGCAGATTCCTTTATAGCGGCCGCAGCGGGAGTAATGACGATGGGGCTTGCCGGAGAGCTAGCCCAAAGAACATTGCAAGATAAGGAAGGAATAGGCACTTTTAGGGTGAGACTTTTCGATAGTGTCTATAATCTGGGTGAAGATACGATAAGGAAAGAAGGGAGGATAAAATTGCTTGCCTAG
- the thiE gene encoding thiamine phosphate synthase translates to MPSLKWDYSLYLVTDRSYIGVRDLIVCVREAIEGGVSLVQLREKIAPSREFYEMAEKLKSLTSRYNVPLIINDRLDIALAIDADGLHLGQEDLPIAVARKHIGQDKIIGISVSNVAEAIQAEKEGADYLGVGAMYATGTKIDAKLVSLAVLEKIKKAVSIPVVAIGGIKKENAVRTMETGIDGISVVSAILAAQDIEQAARELKKSYQKQTNYTKGAVLKLK, encoded by the coding sequence TTGCCTAGCTTAAAATGGGACTACTCTCTTTATCTTGTTACTGATAGAAGCTATATCGGAGTTCGGGATTTGATCGTTTGTGTTCGGGAAGCAATTGAAGGTGGTGTCTCTCTTGTTCAGCTTCGGGAGAAAATCGCCCCGTCCCGGGAATTTTATGAAATGGCCGAGAAATTGAAAAGCCTGACTTCCCGTTACAATGTTCCGTTGATTATTAACGATCGTCTGGATATTGCCTTAGCCATCGATGCTGATGGTCTGCATCTGGGACAGGAAGATCTGCCGATTGCGGTAGCCAGAAAACACATTGGACAAGATAAAATCATTGGGATATCAGTCAGTAATGTTGCAGAAGCCATTCAAGCGGAAAAAGAGGGAGCGGACTATCTTGGAGTAGGGGCAATGTATGCAACAGGAACGAAGATCGATGCCAAACTTGTTTCGCTGGCAGTGCTGGAGAAGATAAAAAAAGCCGTCTCAATCCCTGTCGTAGCGATTGGCGGGATTAAGAAGGAAAATGCTGTGCGTACGATGGAAACCGGGATTGACGGAATATCCGTAGTTTCTGCTATCCTAGCGGCGCAAGACATTGAACAGGCAGCACGGGAATTAAAAAAATCATATCAAAAACAGACTAATTATACGAAAGGGGCTGTGCTGAAACTTAAATAG
- a CDS encoding DUF3102 domain-containing protein: MLSSAIEIGRRLTEIKEQVKYGEWGRWLKEEVSYSQDTAEKMMRLYQEYGVKQLSIFTDGEPDQEIPELSFSQAYILLGVPEEERAAFITDTDVARTSTRELQKAIDDWNQARRKKEQAEQEKAVLQQALEEEKEKSARLAQANAVLDKNAQELFTAKSRLERKAENLQNEVTSIKKTTAYKSLNSLRKNLSSASTKVRANNIAFLYGELDRVIKELWFQLDKIKQSDPDTFVAYKDKVYEFLIQRARDEIWAKDIPEL; the protein is encoded by the coding sequence GTGCTCAGCAGCGCCATCGAGATCGGGCGGCGGCTGACGGAGATCAAGGAACAGGTCAAGTATGGGGAATGGGGCCGTTGGCTGAAAGAGGAGGTCAGCTACTCCCAGGATACGGCCGAAAAAATGATGCGCCTCTACCAGGAGTACGGCGTCAAACAGCTTTCTATCTTCACCGACGGCGAACCGGACCAGGAAATACCCGAACTGAGCTTTTCACAGGCCTACATCCTCTTAGGCGTACCGGAAGAGGAAAGAGCCGCTTTCATCACGGACACGGATGTCGCGAGAACGTCTACCCGCGAGCTGCAAAAGGCGATTGACGACTGGAATCAGGCCCGGCGGAAGAAGGAACAGGCCGAACAGGAAAAAGCGGTCCTGCAGCAAGCCCTGGAGGAGGAAAAGGAAAAGTCCGCCCGGCTGGCCCAAGCGAACGCCGTATTAGATAAAAACGCCCAGGAATTGTTTACGGCCAAGAGCCGGCTAGAACGAAAAGCCGAAAACCTGCAGAACGAGGTAACCTCCATCAAAAAAACAACCGCTTATAAATCCCTGAACTCCCTGCGCAAGAACTTGAGCAGTGCGTCGACCAAGGTACGCGCCAACAATATCGCCTTTCTCTACGGGGAACTGGACCGGGTGATCAAAGAACTGTGGTTCCAGCTCGATAAGATCAAACAAAGCGACCCGGACACCTTCGTTGCCTATAAGGATAAAGTCTATGAGTTTCTGATTCAGCGGGCGCGGGATGAGATATGGGCAAAGGATATTCCGGAACTGTAA
- a CDS encoding DUF1659 domain-containing protein has product MPVTMIPLSSVLAGRYQIGTTPAGGPILRKKGLNYVKPDATEQALYDVISALYSLSQHELQDILLQKNYRLEFEEG; this is encoded by the coding sequence ATGCCTGTCACCATGATCCCGTTAAGTTCGGTTCTGGCCGGACGCTATCAGATCGGTACGACGCCGGCCGGCGGTCCGATCCTCAGGAAAAAAGGACTGAATTATGTTAAGCCTGACGCCACGGAGCAAGCCCTTTATGATGTCATTTCAGCCTTATACAGTTTGAGTCAACATGAACTGCAGGATATCCTGTTGCAGAAGAATTACCGGCTTGAGTTCGAAGAGGGATAA
- a CDS encoding DUF2922 domain-containing protein has protein sequence MANTRYVRLTFATTGGKTFGINVPDPIEGLTKAQCEAVMDTVIERNIFLTSSGELQLMRDVKVYDNNVEDLYDPPEG, from the coding sequence ATGGCAAATACCAGATATGTTCGCCTGACGTTTGCCACCACAGGTGGCAAAACTTTCGGCATTAACGTGCCGGATCCGATCGAAGGCCTGACGAAGGCTCAGTGCGAAGCCGTCATGGATACGGTTATCGAGCGGAATATTTTCCTCACTTCCAGTGGGGAGTTACAATTAATGCGGGACGTTAAGGTCTACGACAACAACGTGGAGGATCTCTATGATCCTCCCGAAGGATAA
- a CDS encoding matrixin family metalloprotease → MKPKKYLCSIILSTLFTILLATPVFAITPTFTYSCSRGVNVYYYIENGSSNPLYTPIRDAAYNWEHTGYGSNPIYLYIKSTNSGTAIDFYAKTSSYWGPDGDNIGGQTRPMNASGYEIDPNLSNWLYSEIYLNNTALSTLSSSLRQGVTAHEMGHAFGLAHYNSNPTGSIMCQTAYGRTVQTVQQEDNDAINAKY, encoded by the coding sequence ATGAAACCAAAAAAATATCTGTGTTCTATAATTTTATCAACATTATTTACTATTCTTTTGGCGACACCCGTATTTGCAATAACACCTACATTTACTTATTCATGCTCTAGAGGAGTTAATGTATATTATTATATAGAGAATGGTTCAAGTAATCCTCTATATACTCCGATTAGAGATGCCGCATATAACTGGGAACATACAGGCTATGGATCTAATCCAATATATTTATATATTAAAAGTACAAATAGTGGAACCGCAATTGATTTCTATGCTAAGACTAGCTCCTATTGGGGTCCAGATGGAGATAATATAGGAGGACAAACTCGCCCAATGAATGCGTCTGGTTATGAAATAGACCCAAATTTAAGTAATTGGTTGTATTCAGAAATTTATTTAAATAATACTGCACTATCAACTTTGTCTTCTTCATTAAGGCAAGGAGTAACGGCACATGAAATGGGACACGCATTCGGGTTGGCACATTATAATAGTAACCCCACAGGTAGTATTATGTGCCAAACTGCCTATGGTAGGACAGTACAAACTGTACAACAAGAAGATAATGATGCAATAAATGCAAAATATTAA
- a CDS encoding indolepyruvate oxidoreductase subunit beta — MIDITNILIVGVGGQGTILASRVMAGAVQMTGQDVKVSEIHGMAQRGGSVVTQVRYGKEVASPIIPEGEADIILAFEKLEALRWLPYLKKDGSILINDQRIDPMPVVVGAAQYPSDVLDIIEKERKEVFIINGLEKAVEAGNAKAVNVVLLGLLARCLKIDKQIWLDVIRETVPSKLLAVNLKAFEAGWNGYLS; from the coding sequence ATGATTGATATCACGAATATTCTTATTGTTGGTGTAGGTGGACAAGGGACAATCCTTGCGAGCCGAGTGATGGCGGGCGCCGTCCAAATGACCGGCCAGGACGTTAAGGTCTCGGAGATTCACGGGATGGCTCAGCGGGGCGGGAGTGTGGTTACCCAGGTAAGATACGGCAAAGAAGTCGCCTCCCCGATCATTCCTGAAGGTGAAGCGGATATTATACTCGCTTTTGAGAAGCTGGAGGCTCTCCGCTGGCTGCCCTATCTGAAAAAGGATGGCAGCATCTTAATTAATGACCAAAGAATCGATCCTATGCCGGTAGTCGTCGGAGCTGCGCAATATCCTTCCGATGTGTTGGATATTATTGAAAAAGAACGTAAAGAAGTTTTTATCATCAACGGGCTCGAAAAGGCTGTCGAAGCTGGCAACGCCAAAGCAGTCAACGTTGTTTTGCTGGGATTGCTGGCCAGATGCCTGAAGATCGACAAGCAGATTTGGCTTGATGTTATCCGGGAAACAGTCCCGTCTAAACTACTGGCAGTTAATCTGAAAGCTTTTGAAGCTGGTTGGAACGGTTACCTAAGTTAA
- the iorA gene encoding indolepyruvate ferredoxin oxidoreductase subunit alpha, which yields MKKLLTGNEAIARGAWEAGVVVCTAYPGTPSTEITENAAKYDEMYAEWSPNEKVALEVGLGAAIAGGRALVSMKHVGVNVAADPLFTLSYTGVNGGLVLVSADDPGMHSSQNEQDNRHFGRAAKIPVLEPANSQEAKVFTKLAFDISEMFDTPVMLRTTTRVAHSQSLVELADRKEKGIKEYQKNPSKYVMIPANARHRHVVVEDRLIKLKDYAESTDLNRVEWNDTKIGVITSGVTYQYVKEVLPEVSILKLGMTFPLPQKMIMDFANKVDQLYIVEELEPFIEEYVRSWGLDVHGKDTFPLIGELLPETIAAKIMQTLGDCSPRETTEPDQLQYEIPPRPPVLCPGCPHRGLFYVLNKLKVTVAGDIGCYTLGCLAPLKAIDTTICMGASIGTAMGMEKARGKDFARNLVAVIGDSTFIHSGITALVDVVYNKATTTTIILDNRITAMTGHQHNPTTGFTVKGEPTKEIDLVLLAKAVGVERVRAVDPFKLDELEKIIKEELAAEEPSVIITQRICALIDKSKNNPYRISTEACTGCLRCLKLGCPCIAKEGKEVRINLAQCVGCGLCATVCPSEAIKKEGGAND from the coding sequence ATGAAAAAGCTTCTGACAGGCAACGAAGCGATTGCAAGAGGTGCCTGGGAAGCCGGAGTTGTAGTATGCACGGCTTATCCAGGAACCCCCAGTACGGAAATTACAGAAAACGCAGCAAAATATGATGAGATGTATGCGGAATGGTCCCCGAACGAAAAAGTAGCACTCGAAGTTGGTTTGGGTGCTGCGATCGCCGGCGGAAGAGCGCTTGTCTCCATGAAACATGTCGGGGTAAACGTAGCAGCAGATCCCTTGTTTACACTTTCGTATACCGGTGTTAACGGTGGACTGGTACTTGTATCTGCTGACGATCCGGGCATGCATAGTTCTCAAAATGAACAGGATAACCGTCATTTTGGACGGGCAGCAAAAATTCCGGTACTAGAGCCGGCCAACAGCCAGGAGGCCAAAGTTTTTACCAAATTGGCTTTTGACATCAGCGAGATGTTTGATACGCCGGTTATGCTTAGAACGACAACACGGGTGGCACATTCCCAGTCCCTGGTCGAACTTGCTGACCGCAAAGAGAAAGGAATTAAGGAATATCAGAAAAATCCTTCCAAATATGTGATGATTCCCGCAAATGCCCGTCACCGCCATGTGGTTGTTGAGGATAGGCTAATAAAACTAAAAGACTACGCTGAAAGTACCGATCTAAACCGCGTTGAATGGAACGATACGAAGATTGGAGTAATTACCAGCGGCGTAACCTACCAGTATGTCAAAGAAGTTTTACCGGAAGTTTCAATCTTAAAACTTGGCATGACCTTCCCGCTGCCCCAAAAAATGATTATGGACTTTGCGAACAAAGTAGATCAGTTATATATTGTCGAAGAGTTGGAACCTTTTATCGAAGAGTATGTGAGGTCCTGGGGTCTTGATGTTCATGGCAAGGATACTTTTCCGCTGATCGGGGAACTACTGCCGGAAACGATTGCCGCCAAAATCATGCAGACGCTTGGGGACTGTTCTCCCCGTGAGACGACCGAACCAGATCAACTGCAATATGAAATTCCTCCGCGTCCTCCTGTCCTATGTCCCGGCTGTCCGCACAGAGGTCTTTTCTATGTACTTAATAAGCTTAAAGTCACCGTCGCCGGTGATATTGGTTGTTATACGCTTGGCTGCCTTGCTCCGCTTAAAGCCATTGACACGACCATCTGTATGGGAGCAAGTATCGGTACTGCCATGGGCATGGAGAAAGCCAGAGGTAAGGATTTCGCCCGCAATCTGGTAGCGGTGATTGGGGATTCCACTTTCATTCATTCCGGGATAACTGCACTTGTTGACGTCGTATACAATAAAGCAACAACAACGACCATTATTCTGGATAACCGCATCACGGCAATGACCGGCCACCAGCATAATCCGACGACCGGTTTTACTGTTAAAGGAGAACCTACCAAAGAAATTGATCTCGTCCTTCTGGCCAAGGCCGTCGGCGTAGAAAGGGTCCGGGCTGTTGACCCGTTTAAGCTGGACGAACTGGAGAAAATCATCAAAGAAGAGCTGGCTGCTGAAGAGCCTTCCGTAATTATTACCCAGCGGATTTGCGCCTTAATCGATAAAAGCAAGAATAACCCTTATCGCATATCCACAGAAGCTTGTACCGGCTGTCTACGCTGTCTTAAATTAGGCTGTCCCTGTATCGCCAAGGAAGGAAAAGAAGTCAGGATCAACCTTGCTCAGTGTGTAGGTTGCGGGCTATGTGCAACTGTCTGCCCCAGCGAAGCAATCAAGAAAGAAGGTGGCGCCAATGATTGA